The Panicum virgatum strain AP13 chromosome 3N, P.virgatum_v5, whole genome shotgun sequence genome includes the window ACGCGTGGCGACGCCAACGTCGATGGCCGGCGGTGCACTGACTAACCGGGGATGCACAGTACCAAAGTTGAACTCGTTTGAATGATTTTGATCAAAGTTTGACTgcccaaaactccaaatttcatatgggaacatgaaatttggccaaaataaaagttgtagagggatagaaggtctacaactttgcttttgtaGGGTTGGTACCAATAATTGTtaataatatatttttgtagggcgcggctgtaacacccctgtgttaatcaagGTGCTAATTGCGGGTTAAATTGCTAATTACAGACTTAAGTTCATCATTAGCGTTCATCAAGATCGCGCGGTAAGCATTGATTTAGCCGTGTTCGACGATGTTTTTCTTgttgatccgagctccaaatcaattttcgcccaaaagcaaagttgtagaccttctatccctctacaacttttattttggccaaatttcatgttcccatatgaaatttggagttttgggcAGTCAAACTTTGATCAAAATCATTCAAACGAGTTCAACTTTGGTACTGTGCATCCCCGGTTAGTCAGTGCACCGCCGGCCATCGACGTTGGCGTCGCCACGCATCGTGCCGACGAACCTCGCCCGTCGTGCTCCCGCACCGTCCTTATCCGCACGGAGTCGTGCCCGTTTTCGCCTCCCCGTTCCCCATTCCTCACCCCTGTGGAGCACGCAGCCGCGCCCTAACACGAGCAGAGCTCGTCGCTGTTCGTCGCTCCGACCACCCTCGCCGCTCCGCTTCGATTGCTCGCACACCAAGCCGATTTACCTCGCCCCAAAGCTCTACCACCCCTTCTCGAGCTCGATTGAGCCGCTCCCCGGCCAAATCGGCGCCCAGAACACCGCGGCCACCATTGTTGCCGCCCGAAGCTTCGCCCCTCccgtcgagctccctctcccGGCCCTCCTCAGCTCGATTCGAGCGCACGGTGAGGTTCCTCGCGACCTCCTCCTTCTCCCCATCCCTTTCCCCGCTCAAATCCCGCGCCGCCGGtgtcggaacgccgccgcgccgtcgtggTCGCCGGACTGTGCCGCCGGCGCACGCCGCGGGCTGCTCCTGCGCGAGCCcgggcgcccccgccgcgcgccttgGGGCCGCAGAGCTCCCCTGGCCGCCGTGCTGCCCTGCCCCGCAGCCGCCTTGGCCCATAGCCAGCAAACCAagcacgccacgccgccggcaatGGCCCTGGTGGCCATGGCGTGACTGTGTTGCTCGTTTGCTACTGTAGTTTTGTCGTGTGAATTTGTTTCATTTCATGTGAAGCTTgcaaaatacataaaaaaataaggaaaaatgctaaaaatgcaaactaagttTTGTTAGTTTActtaaatcaagatcttcagaggaaaaaaatACCCATGCATGTTAAATGTTAGTTTTGCCCCTAttagattttgttttgtgcttAAGCTTGTTTAATTTATTTTCTGCTGTTTTGTTGCTCTGAAAATTGTGAAACTTtggcagtagcttactctttgaACGGGTAGTGCACTGAAAAATTTCCATGTGTAGAAGCTTTGTGTAGGTTGCAAATCTTTTATGCTCGATTTATTATGGCTAGGGGCAAAATAAATGTTTTCTTTTCGCAATAATTgttaataatatatttttttcttgcatGTGGTACCAATTTATTTCCATGCTGGTAAAAGTTTGTTACTATGTCATATCTGCAGGTTAAGAATTTGCAAGTGTTTAGTTCCTAGCCACAGTTTTACTTTTTCTGTTATGAAGTAAATTCTTTTTCGCAATGTACCTTTTTAACAGTGGTTTGGTTCCAGCTTAGCCCATGTATTCTTGCATTAGGATCAAAATAGGTTGCACTTGAGAAATATTTGGTTCTATTTGCTTGTTCATAATTAAATCTCTAATAAATCGTTGCCAATTGTTTCTTTCGTTTAATTGCCGTATTGCATTCTGAGTGCCCTGCATCATTTCATTTCACCATTTTAAGTCTTGCATGGCATCtttttttcatacgtgtagacgtcacgagcgaagccatctacgagttggtcgctgagccaatccaggagccgcaagcaggggaaccacgagccgaagcagccgtcgagccagatccagaagttgctaaccccgctggctggcaaggcaagccccggtgcatgacccttaatttcagtattcaataatcgttatataattattgtgcatttaagtttctaggagttgattggaaccttagatgcatgatccctaggtttcctcagtcactctactagtatacaggtcgttcgtactgcaatgcttaattaggattcggtagaagacgagtgattcctgtcactcgcgagatataggtttggttacttatgaaaaagttgctggagaatgaatctttgagaaaaagaaaggaaaaatggagaccgggcggagatgcattggttatggatatggaagttatggaaagtaagcctccgcctgtgtcgattgaggaccgtaccgttgttggcactactgatcgaggattgaacagtactaaccgcatgccgggagtaggaggtagtcgaaaccggtaagctcagtaccatatgtgccccggtaggcggacttgatactgtcttcaccagtggagctagtatacaaactcatggctgacccttcgttggtatcggtggggctagcagtcccgggtcgcagggcagttcgcctattcggtgtgcatatgtgaagggttggtgtgtatagcccgacggggcatatacgtgccgtgttggttaggtccaccttgcaaggttaaatcgaatcgattcgccgtgactcgcggatatgagaaccttgatctctctgtcacatcgtagtaaagaagtggaatgagtctAAGCTGAGAATGTTGGTTGTGGTaagctgaaaagataatgtgatcaaccatgtatgctctagagtactaggcaaacctaagttataggggtcaactcaattggcgctaaaatattgaaagtaaggattcagtgctagctgcttttcagcaaaataactccagagccaaaaagcctttcatgtctagttaatgggctaagtatacccatggtcgggtaagtcttgctgagtattagaatactcaggcttgttgttgccatatCTTTTGAGCAGGTTGTATTCCGGAAGTCTTCGAGGAAATTAGTGtgtcctggagtggtcagcctcttcctccaggttggacggtcgagtgggtcccgtcttctccgtgaagtgaaggcaggtgagcctcacatcagtgggcaagatgtgaagttcgtcttcTGTCGTCGACGTTATCTATCGTATTGTTTTAAAGCTTGTTTTCAACTCTAAATtgttttccgctgcgtttgaactctgagttttgaattgtaaaactgacttgtaaacacttgttgtagtttaagttggtgcttctgttaaactcggtttgtaaatgtCTTTAAACTGCTTTTATCGctggtaatcatctgtgctcgtcttttggcgagagttcctgtgcaaccgatcctggttacagcaggcggtctgagtgtactggttgagtgcagtaattctggtCTGAGTTAAGTGTTAAttggtgcacttgatcggtattattagGACTGTCCTGTGacaatatcgtcatcgaatgcaccgattccagcattcccgggaaagtggtcgtcaaaatcttcttcttcattgtcttccatggtaaccccctgttctccgtgcttcgtccaacaaacatactttttcatgaaaccatttgcgaaaatgtggctgtgtaggattcttgaagatgagtaatccttgttattgttgcaatgaacacacgggcagcacataaaaccattctgcttgtttgcctcagccacagacaaaaaataatgcaggccatcaatgaattctttcgaacgtcggtcagcattgtacatctattgccggtccatctgcattttaaataaatcgatttgaattctttacacgtatcgaataaataaaatatatcaaacctaaattaaactaaatgtaacataacatgaataattaaaagatatgcaatatccatcatacatcttgattaattaaaaggggtacttaatccattacataacttaacaaaggagtactatacatgaaatttaaaaattcggtcaacaacacataggttttcaaccgtccttgcgttggaacgcagaatgttctaacggatttcttgctggcgcagaataagatggcggagctgaaacctccgagtttggtggtgacgaaccgtaacgccgcaataaatcctcaagatcaaacggaggttcctcgccccttgccatgcattctctatattccttttccaaataacggagcgctgccctatgaaaagcactaggttttttggaccgacgacctactcgagttgtgcccttctctccagaaggacaacgatcacccccaccggcgccactccctccagctgctgaagccatattttactgaaaaatacctttattttccacaaaattataaattattaccattacaaagcaaaaattatttactattacaattacaatgatcagattaataactcttgcaaataacaatgaaattatataaaaaagacgaaatgtatcattaatcctcaagaaatctctaattaattgaaagaaatctctataacttctaattactttgacacccttcagttccaggagtacactcttttcaatatccataaactctctagaagaaaaataaacctttatttctgaaaatgtatatgtcagtaacctcaaccctgcggtgaagacactgcctttcggggggacatggtgcggtacaaggatgtcaccaatcggctagtcgcagcaccaacatttacgattaataggcacagcacttggcacaggcagcatgctcgttcatatgctctcagtacaacaacggcatgctgactgcgtcaaatgctgtcttcttatcaatcggaagtgctggtgatgtgaccaaccgatttgcgacgtctttatagcgcatcgtgtatccctgaaaggtagtgccatcaccgttggatggagattaacgacgtatacttgtttcgaaataaagatttttttagcttctagatggtttcaatgtgagcctgattaaatacatcactagagtgtcaaaataatccattcataatacaaaaaattctataatatactcatttcattaattcattcacgaataaaaaaatcaattatccacaatatggtcatatatacaagtacatcacatggagtatctacactcattctaaaaatttctactatccatatactcatctaaatctaaaagaaaattacacctacatatacaatctagctagctaaatgtccaagaaatgagctagctacacattttctctatttctaaagtatgaaatgagctatacaagccaaggaagaagagaaaaacaagccccaaacctttagagcagatggatggacggggaatcaaagatcttcacaaatgtggtgaagaaatgagcaagaactcctctatcccgagccaagaacagcaagaaaacaagtgagctgaatggctcgggcggggggagagggaaggggataaggggcgcaaggccttttatcccggttggaggcacgaaccgggacaaaaggggagacttttgtcccggttggtggttccaaccgggacaaaaggctacgcgggccttttgtcccggttggaaccaccaaccgggacaaaaggctctcattttgtcccggttggtgtctccaaccgggacaaaaggcccatgtcccccgctggcccggctagccgttggacccgggacaaaagccacctattgtcccgggctcaaaggctgccgggacaaatggccaggaacaaaggcctgcTTTGTAGTAGTGAATGCAAGTCTCGTGGGATGGCACGGCAATGGCGGAGCGTGTAGACCGCATGCAGCAAGCGTCACGGATGTTAATTTGTGGCCATGCATTGTTTTCGCTTGTAATCTTGTGTGTTTAGTAATTAAGTTGATCAATAGATCGAGTCCAGAAAAGCTGCCGTTGCGTTGGTTAGCGGCACCAAATTAAAACGGACTACAGTACATCCAGTGTTCCCCTGTGTTGGCGTGCGTCGTCTTCCAATCCAATCCTCTCCGGCGAACGAAGCTTGTACTATAATATTGACAGCTGAGCTAGCACAGCCAAGGTGCGTGATCTGATCACAATTAATGTCAAGCCTGGAAAGGGCCGCCGGGCCGACCTCATCCGGCCTCAACGGCTTCGCCTCCACCCCCCTCGAGGAGTTCTTCCTAATGTCGATCGGGGCCCGGGACGAGCCGGAGACCCGCCGGATGTTCACGGGGTGGAAGGCAAGGCACGGCAGGGCCTACAGggacgccggcgaggaggagtgCCGGTACTGGCTGTTTCAGGGCAACCGCCGCGTCGTCGACCGGatcaacgccgccgccgggcggaaCGCGTACGGCCTCAACCGGTTCGGCGACCTCACCAACGAGGAGATCCTCGAACGCTGCTACTACCGCCCAGAGGCGGAGGACCGAGAGCTGAGCGCCAGGTGCCAGGCCGACCCGGACCACGGCCTTGGGAGGCTGATTCGGTACCAGGTATTCCTATCGCATCCATCTATATATGATGTTATATGGCAATGCATGCACTAGTTTTTAATTCTTGCTTTCTGGTATCCACTAGGAGAAAAGCCAGTGATTTTATTTGTAGCCTTAAGGAATAATCTAAATGCAAAGATGCTACAAGAAAATAATCTTGATGTTATATCTAGTtttatactccctctgtcctggatatatatatatgatggatTTTGGGTTTGTCCCAAGTCAAACCATTcaaactttgaccaaatttatagagagAAGTATTAATATCTAATATTAttttaaaggaaaaaaatatgaaaatatattgTAAAATGTATCTATCTATACTTATTTGACACTAAAAATAGTaatagtttgacttaggacaaactgAAAATCCCTTGTATTTCCAGGATGGAGATAGTATATAGTTTAGGTTTAGGATATATTCTCATTATTATTATATCTATCTATGGTGCCTAAAGGTTAATGATATAGTTTCACACGGCACAGAAATAATGTGCTTAATTCATTTCTTCTGTCGACAAGAAGACTTGGATACATCTATCACAACATGATGTGCCTGCATTTTTCTATTTCCAAAGGATCCAGGCTGCAATTTTACCTCTGTCTAGGAGAGTAAATTTCTCCTACTCATTGCGTGGTTATGTTCCAATCATTATGATTTGTCCACCTCTACTCCTAAAAGATCCCTAAGGGATCGTCCACAACTGAGGCTGAAACCATCGGCCGAGCGCTCCTGCCATCACGGTGCAGTGATTAGAGGGAAATCCGAATGAATCAATCAATTTTAGAAAGTTTCAATCAATCACTGCAAAAATCACCATGCAATCAGGCAACGGCTCGCAATTGCCAGCCCAGAGAAGCTCTGGGCGCCTCCAAAAATTGGCCTCGATCCTGCCCCCACATGGCCACATCCCTCGCTGCCAGCCAAAAATCACTGGGACCGAACCACCTCGGTTCGTGGAGTACCGAGTACTGCGGTGATCGCTTCGACCTCCTTGGCCTCGTACGTGGCCTAGGACCCGGAATCCGCCCCGACCCAAAGCCTCCATGGCCCCTTGCCGGCCAACCTCCGCGGTGAGCACCACCTTCCCAGCTTCCTCTCCCCAAGACAACCCAAAAAATGTGTTCTACTACGCCTTCTGATGCTCGTGCTCGGGAATGCCGCTATGCCGCCGTGGTCGCCATGCCGTTGCCGCCACGCACACTGCCAACTCGCCACCATCGCGTTCCCGCTGTGAAATCCACGTCATGAGCTGCGTCTCGCGTCCCTCATGTTAACTAGGAAAGCCCCGTCGCCGGAGAGGGCTCGTCGGGATGGCCGGAAGCAACAATGGTGGGGGACAAGTCAAAAAGGTTCTGAGCATGTGATGGAAGAAGGAAAGGGGGACGCCATTCGGATGACGTGGGTTGCCTGTACATCGTCTTGGTCTTGTGGATGATATGTCCTTGCTTTTGATTTGATGGAAcagagagtttttttttgaagtcgACGGAACAGAGAGTTGTCTGAAGGTTGAAGAGACATATGGAGGTTGTCTCAAGGTTGAAGAGACATATGACATGCGAGCCCCGCACGTCAGTGAGAGGGAGAGTGGTGAGGGTGGCCCCTGGCCTGGTTGTGCTGCAAGGGGgccagttggcggcagggggcctgccgcccggcaggagggcggcaggcttcctcctcaaatataaaactccgctTTTTCCCTATGCgtcctcattttctgcccacgagatccagagaggggagagggagagagaggaggggtgagggaggtaaaaaaaaccggcgaagtcctgcaggattttggatccgaactgctggtaaccaatatttctcaactattatagacttgtttctaaaataattatgaattagaatagatttagtttttggatagtgaaatatagaatagtaaacttagaatgacagtaccttattgttattgcagcataaggcaatagctgcctccaattctgttggattttcatggaccgaagaaaaatctagtatatttcttgagatcatgacacatcttgtaatcagtaagaagttggattcattagcggatggtacgatagagattgTGTTGTCCAGattagttgagtttaaagatttgacattgtttcgagatattacaatgcaagatttaaaggaacacctgctagaacgtcggaagatatacatgagggtatgtgaactagcgaatcatccttatgttattggattcttacaaactaattgtaagatatggatgcggccagaggtgtatgagatgcacattaaggtaactcttattcagttctaatcacgtccgttatttgtaatccatatttatgaaatagtaaaattattgtgtaattatatgctaggattaccccgaggacacggagttgattaacaaatcgataccaaatttccgtaaattggtatgtatcttcggtggagttaTGCCGTAAACTAAACGAAGGAGGTGtaaaagatcttcgggtgatagttctcggcctccgcaagaacagatgaccggaggtttGTCAAATCATGCAGCACCACCTCGAGCATctagttgtgttaactgggatggcgatatggatgacttcatgccccccaaatcatggcctcgaacacctgatgttcctccccctgtacatgaacctaaaaccagaaaagagagaaaaggaaagtcgagaggttcgtcaagtaatgctgcaccacctacagcaccaccatctgtcaactgggatgacatatctggccatgcaaaggcttcattttaattaatctaatatctacaaatatactatgccttcaattataaccactaatctgaaccctaagtgcttacaataataaaaaatactaatcataagattaaacatacaaaaaaatctggaatgacaaagttgagaaatattggttacctgcggttcggatccaaaattctgcagggcttcgccggttttttaccttcctcacccctcctctctccctctcccctctctggatctcgtgggcagaaaatgagggcgcatAGGTAAgggcggagttttatatttgaggagggagcctgctgcccccctgccgggcggcagcccccctgccgccaactggtggggcggcaggggggcgacaggctccctccaaggacctctgcgcaaattaaatttatttttatttacatataggtccctaccgcctccctgccgggcggtaggggtataaaactgtaaaacctaaaaccaaaaatatatttctgtaaaattattttttgaaaaatacaaaaataaaaaagacgcctgCAAGGGGTGTTTGAATTGGGCCACTGAGGATAAAGAAAGAGGGTGGCCAGCCCAGAAGAGGAGGTGGGTCGGCCCAAAGAGAATATGATGATTTTGGAATTATTTTGTTGAAAAAGGAGAGATATCCAAAGCTCAAATTCGAAAAAGATTCGAATTACAATACTGAGATCAAACTGCAAATGAAAAGATCACAGTGCAAGTATGGTCACGTTTATGCAATTTTTGAAGTTCAAGAATCAATTGTTGAGGTTTCTGGTTAGCTCTAATTagcaaataaaatttgatttgtattaaaatttgaaaagttcaaTTTTTTAGTGATATGTCCTTGATTCCAAACTATTATTGCTTTGGATGGTGTTGTGTATTGCACTTTACATATTTTGCGATCGGTAGCAACATACGGGCATGACACTTGTAACTAAATGTagctctcttttttcttttgttgcaaCCATTTATATTTAAAATTTCTGTAGCAACACAAGAGCAAAACAAGTATTTTTTTAATCccatagcaacgcacgggcacccAGCTAGGAGAAATATAATTAGCGGTAAGCTAAGTGAATTGAATCGGGGACTGAAACCCAACATTAGAAACATAAATAAATGTACCAAATGCAGCAAAGCTCATGATTAAACTGTTTGAGAAACTCAAATGGAACATCAGTACAATGCACTAGTTCCGTCGATCAAACATGGACACTAAAGTTTCTAGGCATTTGGACTGAGATAAGCTTATTAGCTGAAGAGAGGGAAAACTTATATTGTGCTAATGCTTGATAAGCTGGTGGATTGGATCCATAAGTCGTTTTTCTCTAATGGATGATCTCACCAGCATCTGCTGTCATTTGACATGATGCTAATAATAAATAGCCTCTTGGAATTGGAAACATCTTAAATCTGAATCTCGTGTGGATGTTTCTTAATCCTACTATTGGTACCACTGTACCAGTGTCTACTCATATATATTCTCATTTGTTactttttactttttttatttatatatataggtCTGCCGGTGCATTGCTACGGAACTTAAACAAAAAGAGTCAGGAGGTAGCGCCATTCATGGAGATGAAGCACACATGTGGATCGTCTGAAGGTCACTTGTGTTTGTTGCCGGAGAATTTTAGAATAAAAATGTTGCTAATGTGATATGATGAAAATGTATGCGGGCATTTCCAACCTATGATAAAGATTGTTATGGGTGCGTGTGTTCGGCTATTtgcatttgtaaaaaaaaattatgcggGCCTCCTAGGATAGCTGTTCCATCGTGATGACTCTTGAAAAGGCATCTCCTGcatttgtaaaaatttcatggacaTATTTGAAAGAATTGCTACCTGATTTAATTTGCGGACTTATCTTAGgatacatttttttaaaaaaggaaaTCTTTATTAATTTCATGATGTACATCAACCTGATACAACGTCTTGAAATTTTTTCGGCCTCTGCCTCACGACACACAGCCTAAAATAAAGGAGTTTGTAAACATGATCCGGACACATTAATGATTGTCAATCCTAATACTAGACCGCCACTCATGTGCCCGGGTAAAAAATTTGTTGGCCGCCTGCACCAAAGAACTGAAATGCCGCTACAAGCATCTCTGGAAAGTAGGCTGTTGAAGTGtagctgtaaggatcaccggggtgtccgaccctagagggggagggggtaaatagggtcgctaatcgctttctatcctagggctcaatctatttgcataagataaacctaacacgtcctacacatgctagttatgactaaggtttatctatgctactatctacttacccctaaaagacttgcaacctatagacaaggagagaatatgcaaactcccgtgaagacaccaagacacacgatttaacgtggttcggttaggacaccaagtccctccctacgtccacggccacttgtccaacacgaacaagtgtgatgccgagtctcttcgcttgatcaccatcttgcgttcgccaccaaggctcccggcaagcaaaggctaagtgaccccaagtcaccaagacaaggccaccgccaccgtctctctcgaagcgtcaccaacggcaccgtcttcactattggagcttctcaccaagaggggtcttcgccactccacaccaagtcggagggtcacacgacgagtacccAAGATGTTTgtcgcagcaagactttcactcaagctagttctctcaagaactaagtctaatcaagcactaagcactctcacaagtgtgcttaagcctatatgatgtacaatgaagctctaaggtggttggggAGGATCTTTAACTCTTTTATGCTTCCATAGTCTCCAACAACCTCAAATGACCCAGCCTTGGGGTATATATAGgtagcacaagcaaatatagccgttggagaaaagctgccagaaaaacacttaacgccggttaatccgacgcacctccaatagccatcgtcggttcaaccggtgagtgtagttgtcctgtgaactctaaaaaacaaactctctggacaactgcaccgacgttcaccaagacccaatcgtcggttcatccggtgtatagactttgcctcagcttctgggtccattgcaccgacgtactcaacttccctaacgtcggttca containing:
- the LOC120667742 gene encoding oryzain alpha chain-like; the protein is MSSLERAAGPTSSGLNGFASTPLEEFFLMSIGARDEPETRRMFTGWKARHGRAYRDAGEEECRYWLFQGNRRVVDRINAAAGRNAYGLNRFGDLTNEEILERCYYRPEAEDRELSARCQADPDHGLGRLIRYQVCRCIATELKQKESGGSAIHGDEAHMWIV